A section of the Candidatus Falkowbacteria bacterium genome encodes:
- a CDS encoding diacylglycerol kinase family protein, whose amino-acid sequence MINLKRLYKSFRFAFRGLLSLIKKEQNFKIHMIATVVVIFLGWYMQIKLWQWSLIVLMIAGVLILEMLNTVFERLLDLFKPRLHSYVKEVKDIMSAIVLVASIASVIIALLIFVPYF is encoded by the coding sequence ATGATAAATCTTAAACGATTGTACAAGAGTTTCAGGTTTGCATTTCGAGGATTATTATCATTAATCAAGAAAGAGCAAAATTTTAAGATCCACATGATTGCAACTGTTGTGGTTATTTTTCTAGGTTGGTACATGCAAATTAAATTATGGCAATGGAGTTTAATAGTTTTGATGATTGCTGGAGTTTTAATATTAGAAATGCTTAATACTGTTTTTGAGAGATTGTTGGACTTGTTTAAACCACGATTGCATAGTTATGTTAAGGAGGTAAAGGATATCATGTCTGCAATTGTGTTGGTTGCTTCTATTGCTAGCGTTATAATTGCTTTGTTAATTTTTGTACCTTACTTTTAA
- the ybeY gene encoding rRNA maturation RNase YbeY: MINTEFNNQTSFRLPRKKISSILNFAQKQAKHQGKASVSVAFVDPVVIKKWNKAYRHKNQVTDVLSFVEEQTKAGPKFLGEILVCPEQAKKQAGDYDNTFEQEVLKLVLHGFLHLLGYEHHQEKVAKKMEALEVKILNKFYDKS, translated from the coding sequence ATGATTAATACTGAGTTTAATAATCAAACCAGTTTTCGTTTGCCAAGAAAAAAGATTAGTTCAATCCTTAACTTTGCCCAAAAGCAAGCCAAACATCAGGGTAAGGCTTCGGTTTCAGTGGCCTTTGTTGATCCAGTAGTAATTAAAAAATGGAATAAAGCTTATCGCCACAAAAACCAAGTTACTGATGTTTTGTCTTTTGTAGAAGAACAGACGAAAGCCGGCCCCAAGTTTTTAGGAGAAATATTAGTTTGCCCAGAGCAGGCCAAGAAACAAGCAGGGGATTATGATAATACTTTTGAGCAGGAGGTTCTAAAATTAGTCTTACATGGTTTTTTGCATTTGTTAGGATATGAACATCACCAGGAAAAAGTAGCAAAAAAAATGGAGGCCTTGGAAGTAAAAATTTTAAATAAATTTTATGATAAATCTTAA
- the ftsZ gene encoding cell division protein FtsZ, whose translation MPEVKPEIQTFAKIKVIGVGGGGSSAVNRMIQARVKGVEFIVVNTDLQALQNSMAPTKIHIGKSTTRGLGAGMNPSIGRKAAEESQNELREVLKGADMVFITYGAGGGTGTGCGPKLAEIAKELGALTIAVVTKPFSFEGGPRKRVAEDGLNELSGKVDTLITIPNDRIWQIIDKKTPLLEAFGVVDEVLRQGVQGISEVITLPGLINVDFADVKTIMESSGSALMGMGESSGDNRAVEAAKAAISSPLLELSIEGAKGILFTVTGGPDITMYEVSEAAKAITESVDNDARIIFGAVVDENLKDQIRITVVATGFDELMAKNSMLRSPVAAKSAPSYFASNRIAEQPTAMSMEKAQDDDEDLGFDAKTLEQKTLEPEPEDPDKIKPEDVMVGTTQTTTTGDDEDLEIPAFIRRKMM comes from the coding sequence ATGCCAGAAGTAAAACCAGAAATTCAAACATTTGCAAAAATTAAAGTTATTGGCGTAGGTGGAGGGGGTAGCTCAGCAGTTAATCGCATGATTCAGGCTCGCGTTAAGGGAGTTGAGTTTATTGTGGTTAATACAGATTTACAGGCTTTGCAAAACAGCATGGCTCCTACCAAAATACATATTGGCAAAAGCACAACTCGTGGTCTAGGCGCAGGGATGAACCCATCCATTGGACGTAAGGCCGCAGAGGAGTCTCAGAATGAACTTAGAGAGGTTCTAAAGGGCGCAGACATGGTATTTATCACTTATGGTGCAGGTGGTGGCACAGGTACGGGTTGTGGCCCAAAGCTAGCAGAAATTGCTAAGGAATTGGGGGCTTTGACTATTGCTGTCGTTACTAAACCATTTTCTTTTGAGGGTGGACCAAGGAAGCGCGTAGCTGAAGATGGACTAAATGAACTTAGTGGTAAAGTGGATACATTGATTACAATTCCTAACGATAGGATTTGGCAAATTATTGATAAAAAAACACCACTATTAGAAGCTTTTGGTGTGGTAGATGAAGTATTAAGACAGGGTGTTCAAGGTATTTCAGAAGTAATTACTTTGCCTGGTTTAATTAACGTGGATTTTGCTGATGTCAAGACTATTATGGAATCCAGTGGTTCTGCTTTGATGGGTATGGGTGAGTCTTCTGGTGACAACCGGGCAGTTGAAGCGGCCAAAGCAGCGATTTCCAGTCCGTTATTAGAATTATCTATTGAAGGTGCGAAGGGAATTTTATTTACCGTTACAGGTGGCCCGGATATTACTATGTATGAAGTCAGTGAAGCTGCGAAAGCTATAACTGAATCAGTAGATAATGATGCAAGAATAATTTTCGGTGCAGTTGTTGATGAAAATTTAAAAGATCAAATAAGGATTACTGTCGTAGCCACTGGATTTGACGAATTGATGGCTAAAAATTCAATGTTAAGGTCACCGGTAGCAGCTAAATCCGCACCATCTTATTTTGCTTCAAATAGAATAGCAGAACAACCAACTGCAATGTCTATGGAGAAAGCTCAAGATGATGATGAGGATTTAGGATTTGATGCAAAGACACTAGAACAAAAAACGTTAGAACCAGAACCAGAAGATCCTGATAAGATTAAACCAGAAGACGTTATGGTTGGAACTACTCAAACAACGACTACAGGTGATGATGAAGATTTAGAAATTCCGGCTTTTATTCGCCGTAAAATGATGTAA
- a CDS encoding HAD-IB family phosphatase, which produces MKEYKGLLFLDLDGTFFRWSLFLYMVDKLIETGIFNEMIRKHFNVEEKKWRERKGSYDEYLYKVIEIFEARISGVKVEDFELLGREMVAEYKDQVYRYTRELIKEKKEQGWYITAISCSPEEAVKPFAEAWGMNESHAAEIEQVDGRYTSMRSVPHDKASIAQKIMQRPEFADIPKENIWGIGDSEGDINFLEIVGHPICFNPTLPLYQEAQKRGWNVVVERKNVVYNI; this is translated from the coding sequence ATGAAAGAATATAAAGGATTATTATTTCTTGATCTAGACGGTACTTTTTTCCGTTGGTCTTTGTTTTTGTATATGGTTGATAAATTGATCGAGACTGGTATTTTTAATGAAATGATTAGAAAACATTTTAATGTTGAAGAAAAAAAATGGCGAGAACGCAAGGGTAGTTACGATGAATATCTATATAAAGTAATAGAAATATTTGAAGCGCGCATTTCTGGAGTTAAGGTAGAAGATTTTGAGCTTTTGGGTAGGGAAATGGTTGCTGAATACAAAGATCAAGTTTATCGTTATACTAGAGAATTAATTAAGGAAAAAAAAGAACAAGGTTGGTATATTACAGCGATCAGTTGCTCTCCCGAGGAAGCAGTAAAGCCGTTTGCCGAAGCTTGGGGGATGAATGAATCTCACGCAGCGGAGATCGAACAGGTAGATGGTCGCTATACTTCAATGAGAAGTGTTCCGCATGATAAAGCTAGCATTGCCCAAAAAATTATGCAGAGACCTGAATTTGCGGACATTCCAAAAGAAAATATTTGGGGCATAGGTGACAGTGAAGGTGATATTAACTTTTTAGAAATCGTTGGTCACCCAATTTGTTTCAATCCAACTCTTCCCTTATATCAAGAAGCTCAAAAGCGAGGATGGAATGTAGTTGTGGAAAGAAAAAATGTAGTTTATAATATTTAG
- a CDS encoding ribonucleoside triphosphate reductase, whose amino-acid sequence MVYTANKIIQVRKRDDRIVDFDQERISLAIFNAMRAVGEPDKEKAEELSDLVLELLNKKFHERSIPAVEEIQDLVEEVIIESKLLKVARSYIIYRDQHSKLRDFQSMINSDELMESYLGQLDWKVKENSNMDYSLQGLNNYVASTISTNYWLNKVYSPEIKNAHVDGDFHIHDLQLLAPYCCGWDFKDLLLKGFGGVRGKVESKPPKHFGTALSQLVNFFYTLQGEAAGAQAVSSLDTLVAPFIRHDGLDYKQVKQQVQTFLYNINVPTRVGFQTPFTNVTLDLFPPSSLAGESVIIGGEPQKETYGEFQKEMDMFNQAFIEIMTEGDRKGRVLSWPIPTYNVTADWDWDAPIIEKIMEMTSKYGIPYFSNFINSDMSPDDARSMCCRLRLDNRELRKRGGGLFGANPLTGSIGVVTINMARLGYTSENKEQYFERLAYLMDLAKKSLKVKRAALERFTEGGLYPYSRFYLAVIKERFGQYWKNHFNTIGLNGVNESCLNLLKVDITHPEGHKFARQVLDFMRERMMDYQNDSNELFNLEATPAEGTAYRFARLDKVKFPEIVVANEEAVGSQGAEPYYTNSTQLPVGYTDDIFEALKLQDDLQTRYTGGTVLHGFIGERLPSAESTKALVKKIAENFKLPYFTITPTFSVCPQHGYIEGEHEYCPHCDEEMGYIDDAIKLENINKK is encoded by the coding sequence ATGGTTTACACAGCTAATAAAATTATTCAGGTAAGAAAACGTGATGATAGGATAGTGGATTTTGACCAGGAAAGAATTTCCTTGGCGATTTTTAATGCAATGCGCGCGGTCGGAGAACCGGACAAGGAAAAAGCAGAAGAGTTGAGTGATTTGGTATTGGAGTTACTTAATAAAAAATTTCATGAAAGATCTATACCAGCAGTTGAGGAAATTCAGGATTTAGTAGAAGAGGTGATAATTGAGAGTAAATTGCTCAAGGTTGCTAGGTCTTATATCATCTATCGAGACCAACATTCAAAGTTGAGAGACTTTCAATCAATGATCAATTCAGACGAATTAATGGAAAGTTATTTAGGCCAGTTGGATTGGAAAGTCAAGGAAAATAGCAACATGGATTATTCTTTGCAAGGATTGAATAACTATGTGGCTTCAACCATTAGTACGAATTATTGGTTAAATAAGGTTTATTCTCCTGAAATTAAAAATGCGCACGTTGACGGTGATTTTCATATTCATGATTTACAACTTTTAGCACCGTATTGTTGTGGTTGGGATTTTAAAGATCTATTACTCAAAGGTTTTGGAGGTGTTCGGGGTAAAGTTGAAAGTAAGCCACCAAAGCATTTTGGTACTGCTCTTAGTCAGTTAGTTAATTTTTTCTATACTTTGCAGGGTGAAGCGGCTGGCGCACAGGCAGTTTCTAGTTTAGATACTCTTGTGGCACCATTTATTCGTCATGATGGATTGGATTACAAACAGGTCAAGCAACAGGTTCAGACATTTTTATATAATATCAATGTGCCAACTCGAGTTGGTTTTCAAACCCCATTTACTAATGTCACCCTTGATCTATTTCCACCTTCAAGTTTAGCTGGTGAGTCAGTTATTATTGGTGGTGAACCACAAAAGGAAACCTATGGTGAATTCCAAAAAGAAATGGACATGTTTAATCAAGCATTTATTGAAATTATGACCGAGGGAGACAGAAAAGGGAGAGTGCTTAGTTGGCCAATTCCAACTTATAATGTGACTGCAGATTGGGATTGGGATGCTCCAATTATTGAAAAAATTATGGAGATGACTTCTAAGTACGGTATTCCATATTTCTCCAATTTTATTAATAGTGACATGAGCCCAGATGATGCTCGTAGTATGTGTTGTCGCCTACGTTTAGACAATAGGGAGCTACGTAAGCGTGGTGGTGGCTTGTTTGGAGCTAATCCTTTGACTGGATCAATTGGGGTGGTCACAATAAATATGGCTAGACTGGGTTATACTTCCGAAAACAAAGAACAATATTTTGAAAGACTGGCTTACCTAATGGATTTAGCAAAGAAAAGTCTAAAAGTTAAACGGGCAGCCTTGGAGAGATTCACAGAAGGTGGCCTTTACCCTTATTCAAGATTTTATTTAGCAGTTATCAAGGAACGATTTGGTCAATATTGGAAAAATCATTTTAATACCATTGGTTTGAATGGTGTTAATGAGTCTTGTTTAAATCTTTTGAAAGTTGACATTACTCATCCTGAAGGTCATAAATTTGCTCGCCAAGTTTTAGATTTCATGCGAGAAAGAATGATGGATTATCAAAATGACTCTAACGAATTGTTTAACTTGGAGGCTACCCCAGCAGAAGGTACAGCTTATCGATTTGCTCGATTAGACAAGGTCAAATTCCCAGAAATTGTTGTTGCCAATGAAGAAGCAGTTGGAAGTCAAGGAGCAGAGCCATATTATACTAATTCCACTCAATTGCCGGTTGGTTATACTGATGATATTTTCGAAGCTTTGAAATTGCAGGATGATCTACAAACTAGATACACTGGTGGTACAGTTTTGCATGGTTTTATTGGTGAAAGGTTGCCGTCTGCGGAAAGTACTAAGGCTTTGGTCAAGAAAATAGCAGAAAATTTCAAGTTGCCATATTTCACAATAACACCTACTTTTAGTGTTTGTCCGCAACATGGTTATATTGAGGGTGAGCATGAATATTGTCCCCATTGTGATGAGGAAATGGGTTATATTGATGATGCAATTAAATTAGAAAATATAAATAAAAAATAA
- the ftsA gene encoding cell division protein FtsA, which produces MAENIIAGLDIGSSHIRIVVGQTSRAGETEQLNVIGVVEVPAQGLNKGAVVSIEDVVSSISACLEKAERMIGLPIENAWVGIGGTHISSQESNGVIAIARTSGEIQENDVERVIEAARAVAAPVNYEILHVVPKNFSIDNQTGVKDPIGMSGIRLEVTTQVIRALNSQVKNLTKCIYRIGLDINDLVLSVLAAAEAVLSPRQKELGVALVDIGASTTKVIVFEEGDVLHVSVLPIGADHITADLAIGLQTSLDVAERIKIEIGTALPKNFEKEDEINLRDHGGEDQVFSKKYIAEIVEARVEEVFEKVDQELQKINRSGLLPAGIILIGGGSKLPGLIEVGKRKTMLPVSLGASKKFNTAVDKVNDLSFVTGLGLVMWGYNVMNEKGMARFGLSNQFKSVKEAADKMKKWVKNLIS; this is translated from the coding sequence ATGGCAGAAAATATTATTGCTGGTTTGGATATTGGATCCTCACATATTCGTATTGTGGTAGGACAAACATCCCGAGCTGGTGAAACAGAACAGTTAAATGTAATTGGTGTTGTAGAAGTGCCGGCCCAAGGGTTGAACAAAGGCGCTGTTGTTAGTATTGAAGATGTTGTTTCTAGTATTTCTGCTTGTTTAGAAAAAGCTGAACGAATGATTGGTCTGCCGATTGAAAATGCCTGGGTGGGTATTGGGGGAACTCATATTTCTTCACAGGAAAGTAATGGTGTGATAGCAATCGCTCGAACCAGTGGTGAAATTCAAGAAAATGATGTTGAGCGTGTAATTGAAGCGGCCCGAGCAGTAGCAGCTCCAGTTAATTATGAAATCCTTCACGTGGTTCCTAAGAATTTTTCAATTGATAATCAAACTGGTGTTAAGGATCCAATTGGGATGTCAGGCATTCGTCTAGAAGTAACAACACAAGTTATTAGAGCTCTTAACTCCCAGGTAAAAAATTTAACAAAATGTATTTATCGGATTGGTTTAGATATTAATGATTTGGTACTTAGCGTCTTGGCTGCTGCTGAAGCTGTTTTGTCTCCAAGGCAAAAAGAATTAGGCGTAGCATTAGTAGACATTGGCGCATCAACTACTAAGGTTATAGTGTTTGAGGAAGGTGATGTTTTGCATGTTTCAGTTTTGCCAATTGGTGCTGATCATATTACGGCTGATTTGGCTATTGGATTGCAAACATCTTTGGATGTTGCCGAAAGAATAAAAATTGAAATTGGTACCGCTTTGCCTAAAAACTTCGAAAAAGAAGATGAAATTAATCTAAGAGATCATGGCGGTGAAGATCAAGTGTTCTCAAAAAAATATATTGCTGAAATAGTTGAAGCTAGAGTAGAGGAAGTATTTGAAAAAGTAGATCAGGAATTACAAAAGATTAATCGTAGCGGACTATTGCCCGCTGGTATAATATTAATTGGTGGCGGTTCGAAATTGCCAGGACTAATTGAAGTCGGAAAAAGAAAAACAATGTTGCCAGTTTCACTAGGTGCTAGTAAAAAATTCAATACAGCAGTTGATAAGGTTAATGATTTATCATTTGTAACTGGCCTCGGCTTGGTTATGTGGGGTTATAATGTTATGAACGAAAAGGGAATGGCTAGATTTGGTCTTTCTAACCAATTTAAGTCTGTTAAGGAGGCTGCTGACAAGATGAAGAAATGGGTTAAAAATTTGATTTCCTAA